From one Solanum stenotomum isolate F172 chromosome 12, ASM1918654v1, whole genome shotgun sequence genomic stretch:
- the LOC125846574 gene encoding GDSL esterase/lipase At1g29670-like: MGSEMRRCILVVVLGFICLGDYYYGANAQQVPCYFIFGDSLVDNGNNNNIQSLARANYLPYGIDFPGGPTGRFSNGKTTVDVIAEQLGFNGNIPPYAFARGRDVLRGVNYASAAAGIRDETGRQLGGRISFSGQVNNYRNTVQQVVQILGNQNATADYLKKCIYSVGLGSNDYLNNYFMPLTYPTSRQFTPDQYATVLIQQYTQQLKILYSNGARKFALNGVGQIGCSPNALAQNSPDGRTCVQRINVANQLFNNKLKALVDNLNGNTPDAKFIYIDAYGIFQDLIENPAAFGFRVTNAGCCGVGRNNGQITCLPFQTPCRNRNEYLFWDAFHPTEAANIVVGRRSYRAQKSSDAYPYDISRLAQA, translated from the exons ATGGGTAGTGAGATGAGGAGATGTATATTGGTGGTGGTTTTGGGGTTTATATGCTTGGGAGATTATTATTATGGGGCAAATGCACAACAAGTGCCTTGTTATTTCATATTTGGTGATTCTTTGGTGGATAATGGGAATAACAACAATATTCAGTCTTTGGCTAGGGCTAATTACTTGCCTTATGGTATTGATTTTCCTGGTGGTCCAactgggagattctctaatggAAAAACTACTGTTGATGTCATTG CGGAACAACTGGGGTTCAATGGTAATATTCCACCCTATGCATTTGCTAGGGGCAGAGATGTTCTCAGAGGTGTCAATTATGCTTCTGCAGCTGCTGGAATTAGAGATGAAACTGGCAGACAATTG gGAGGAAGGATTAGTTTTTCTGGACAAGTGAATAATTACAGGAACACAGTGCAACAAGTGGTGCAAATATTAGGAAATCAAAATGCAACAGCTGATTATCTTAAAAAGTGCATTTACTCAGTTGGTCTTGGCAGCAATGACTATCTCAATAATTATTTCATGCCTCTTACTTATCCCACTAGCAGACAATTCACTCCTGATCAATATGCTACTGTTCTTATTCAACAATATACTCAACAACTAAAG ATTTTATACAGTAATGGAGCAAGAAAGTTTGCTTTGAATGGAGTGGGCCAGATAGGGTGCAGCCCAAATGCATTGGCCCAAAACAGCCCAGATGGGAGAACTTGTGTACAAAGAATCAATGTAGCAAATCAATTATTCAACAATAAACTCAAGGCACTTGTTGATAACTTGAATGGAAATACACCTGATGCAAAATTCATCTACATTGATGCTTATGGAATTTTCCAAGATTTAATTGAAAATCCTGCTGCTTTTG GATTTAGAGTGACGAATGCTGGATGTTGTGGGGTAGGGAGGAACAACGGACAAATTACGTGTCTTCCTTTCCAAACACCATGCAGAAATAGAAATGAATATCTATTTTGGGATGCATTTCATCCAACTGAAGCTGCAAATATAGTTGTTGGGAGGAGATCATATAGAGCTCAAAAGTCATCTGATGCATATCCTTATGATATTAGTCGCCTAGCTCAAGCTTGA
- the LOC125846575 gene encoding GDSL esterase/lipase At1g29670-like, producing the protein MACYGKIFATIFVVLNLKTFVEGAPQVPCYFIFGDSLLDNGNNNDLNTTAKANYPPYGVDFKDGRPTGRFTNGRNTADFLAEYLGFDHYIPPFASVKDSEILEGVNYASGSAGIRNDSGSHLGDRIYLGRQLENHQATISRIANLVGNTTSAKKHLNKCLFIVGIGSNDYINNYLMPEIYPSSHLYTPTQYATALIDQYSQHLRTLYEDGARRVALFGLGQIGCIPAELRKHDTRRCVSSTNNAIQQFNSKLKSLVDDLNTNFPDAKFTYINMYSISSIIDPLSVFTRPCCNVLETMPEGQCVPGETPCFLRGIYLFYDNFHPTEIANRIATNRAYNALLPSDAYPMDIHHLIRTNNVVYDE; encoded by the exons ATGGCTTGTTATGGCAAGATATTTGCCACAATATTTGTAGTTTTGAACCTAAAAACATTTGTTGAAGGTGCACCACAAGTACCATGTTACTTCATATTTGGAGATTCGTTACTTGATAATGGAAATAACAATGACCTTAACACAACGGCAAAGGCTAATTACCCACCTTATGGGGTGGACTTCAAGGATGGTCGTCCGACCGGCCGTTTCACCAATGGCCGTAACACGGCTGACTTCCTAG CGGAATACTTGGGATTTGATCACTACATTCCCCCTTTTGCAAGTGTAAAAGATAGTGAGATCTTAGAAGGTGTAAATTATGCATCTGGTTCAGCTGGAATTCGTAATGACAGTGGAAGTCATCTT GGTGATCGGATTTACTTGGGCAGACAATTGGAGAATCATCAAGCAACAATTTCTCGTATAGCTAATTTAGTGGGGAATACAACTTCAGCTAAAAAACACTTGAATAAGTGTCTATTCATAGTTGGAATAGGGAGCAATGACTACATCAACAATTACTTGATGCCTGAAATATATCCCTCAAGTCATTTATATACACCAACCCAATATGCCACTGCCTTGATTGATCAATATTCACAACATCTGAGG ACTTTATATGAAGATGGAGCAAGGAGAGTTGCCCTATTTGGACTAGGCCAAATAGGCTGCATTCCAGCAGAGCTACGAAAACACGATACACGTAGATGTGTGAGTTCAACAAATAATGCAATTCAACAATTTAACAGCAAGCTAAAGTCTCTTGTAGATGATCTTAATACCAATTTTCCAGACGCAAAGTTCACATATATAAACATGTAcagcatttcatcaatcatcG ATCCCCTTAGTGTGTTTACTCGTCCATGCTGTAACGTTTTGGAAACGATGCCTGAAGGACAATGTGTTCCTGGAGAAACTCCATGCTTTCTTAGAGGGATTTATCTTTTCTATGATAATTTTCATCCAACAGAGATTGCCAATAGAATCGCGACTAACAGAGCTTATAATGCTCTTCTACCGTCTGATGCTTATCCTATGGATATTCATCACTTGATCAGGACGAACAATGTTGTGTATGATGAGTAA
- the LOC125848026 gene encoding uncharacterized protein LOC125848026 isoform X1, with amino-acid sequence MRRTGVTPSIFLLFLFFLLLSKPSPCSSFSFPFSNYHAVFSLSHSLFSRVANLREARGDYDGAARARSIARKLENGMGIGFWKVMWNVGWDYARNYAWRDATSFEMFGAFSDLNEILRGLSDFSSVSSDTERVKWMNRNYENLFRVSKSLFGKFRKVFRQPQGPVKEVMETLQKEVLEGDLLKDCLELGSTDLKGLITVLKDISSKYTSTFSTRAEL; translated from the exons ATGCGGAGAACCGGCGTGACTCCCTCAatctttcttctcttcctcttcttccttcttctctCTAAGCCATCACCTTGTTCCTCCTTTTCTTTCCCCTTTTCCAACTACCATGCCGTTTTCTCTCTATCTCATTCGCTGTTCTCCCGCGTTGCTAATCTACGGGAAGCTCGCGGAGACTACGATGGCGCTGCCCGAGCTCGATCCATTGCTAGAAAACTGGAGAATGGTATGGGTATTGGTTTCTGGAAAGTCATGTGGAACGTGGGTTGGGACTATGCTCGAAATTATGCTTGGAGAGATGCTACGTCGTTTGAAATGTTCGGTGCTTTCTCTGATCTGAATGAAATTCTGCGAGGTCTTAGCGACTTTTCAAGTGTCAGTTCAGATACGGAAAGGGTTAAATGGATGAATCGgaattatgaaaatttattcAGAGTTTCAAAATCTCTTTTTGGTAAATTCCGGAAGGTGTTTCGACAACCA CAGGGTCCGGTAAAGGAAGTAATGGAGACACTTCAGAAGGAAGTATTAGAAGGTGATTTGCTTAAGGATTGCCTTGAATTGGGTTCTACTGATTTGAAGGGCCTGATCACGGTTTTGAAGGatatttcttcaaaatataCCTCTACTTTCTCTACCCGGGCAGAGCTGTGA
- the LOC125846573 gene encoding GDSL esterase/lipase At5g45670-like: protein MIMGAWGVKRCIVVYVVVLLALNLGINVNAQQVPCYFIFGDSLVDNGNNNNIQSLARANYLPYGIDYPDGPTGRFSNGKTTVDVIAELLGFDDYIPPYASARGEDILKGVNYASAAAGIREETGQQLGARITFGGQVNNYRNTVQQVVQILGDENSAANYLSKCIYSIGLGSNDYLNNYFMPLYYSTSRQFNPEQYADVLIQQYTQQLKSLYDYGARKFVLIGVGQIGCSPNALAQNSPDGRTCAENINNANKLFNNRLKGLVDEFNGNTPDAKFIYINAYDIFQDLIDNPSAFGFRVTNAGCCGVGRNNGQITCLPLQNPCQNRDEYLFWDAFHPGEAANIVVGRRSYRAESSSDAYPFDIQRLAQL, encoded by the exons ATGATAATGGGTGCTTGGGGAGTAAAGAGATGTATAGTGGTGTATGTAGTGGTACTTTTAGCATTGAATTTGGGGATAAATGTAAATGCACAACAAGTGCcttgttattttatatttggtgATTCATTAGTGGATAATGGGAATAACAACAATATTCAGTCTTTGGCTAGGGCTAATTACTTGCCTTATGGTATTGATTATCCTGATGGTCCAACTGGGAGGTTTTCCAATGGCAAAACTACTGTTGATGTCATTG CTGAGCTTTTGGGGTTCGATGATTATATTCCACCCTATGCATCTGCAAGGGGTGAAGACATTCTCAAAGGTGTTAATTATGCATCTGCTGCAGCTGGAATTAGAGAAGAAACTGGCCAACAATTG GGAGCAAGGATTACCTTTGGTGGTCAGGTAAATAATTACAGGAACACAGTGCAACAAGTGGTGCAAATACTTGGAGATGAAAATTCTGCTGCTAATTATCTGAGCAAGTGCATTTACTCAATTGGACTAGGCAGTAATGATTATCTCAATAATTATTTCATGCCCCTATATTACTCCACTAGCAGACAATTCAATCCTGAACAATATGCTGATGTTCTAATTCAACAATACACCCAACAATTAAAG AGTTTGTATGACTATGGAGCAAGGAAGTTTGTGTTAATTGGAGTGGGCCAAATTGGTTGTAGCCCAAATGCTCTAGCCCAAAACAGTCCTGATGGAAGAACCTGTgcagaaaatataaataatgcaAACAAGCTATTCAACAATAGGCTAAAAGGTCTCGTGGATGAATTCAATGGCAATACACCAGATGCAAAATTCATCTACATTAATGCTTATGATATCTTCCAAGATTTAATTGACAATCCCTCAGCATTTG GATTTAGAGTGACGAATGCTGGATGTTGTGGAGTAGGAAGGAATAACGGGCAAATAACATGTCttccactacaaaatccatgccAAAATAGagatgaatatttattttgggatgCATTTCATCCAGGTGAAGCTGCAAATATAGTTGTTGGGAGAAGGTCATACAGAGCTGAAAGTTCATCAGATGCTTATCCTTTTGATATTCAGCGTTTAGCTCAACTGTGA
- the LOC125847264 gene encoding putative leucine-rich repeat receptor-like serine/threonine-protein kinase At2g24130 → MAISWFKKKRIIHPVQEEFFSEDACNRFRRMILRRTIHNRRRTTSRRIIIEPKLSRFWLESQGRLIPPPVPPAPVPVPVERRSLKDRLGEVDLSYNNFTGEIPIGLATLPRLKRLSFGFDESLNGSNVLSILSISTLEYLDLGNAGLTGDIPSDLCHHIPRLQALGLDSNVLSGRIPRTISKCSERPTPMVETK, encoded by the exons ATGGCGATTTCGTGGTTCAAGAAAAAGAGAATAATACATCCTGTTCAGGAAGAGTTTTTTAGTGAAGACGCCTGCAATAGATTCCGAAGAATGATTCTTAGGCGCACGATTCATAATAGAAGGCGTACGACGTCGCGCAGAATCATAATCGAGCCGAAACTGTCAAGGTTTTGGCTCGAATCCCAGGGGCGGTTGATACCGCCACCAGTCCCACCGGCGCCGGTGCCGGTGCCGGTTGAGCGCAGATCTCTTAAAGACAG ATTGGGAGAGGTTGATCTTAGTTACAACAACTTCACTGGAGAAATTCCAATAGGACTAGCTACTCTTCCGCGTTTGAAACGGTTGAGTTTTGGATTCGATGAATCACTTAATGGCTCCAACGTGCTTTCCATATTGAGCATCTCAACACTAGAATATTTGGATCTTGGAAATGCTGGTTTAACTGGTGATATCCCTTCTGATTTATGTCATCACATTCCCAGATTGCAAGCTCTTGGACTTGACTCCAATGTGTTAAGTGGACGGATACCAAGAACTATATCTAAATGCTCGGAACGTCCAACTCCTATGgttgaaacaaaataa
- the LOC125848026 gene encoding uncharacterized protein LOC125848026 isoform X2, with product MRRTGVTPSIFLLFLFFLLLSKPSPCSSFSFPFSNYHAVFSLSHSLFSRVANLREARGDYDGAARARSIARKLENGMGIGFWKVMWNVGWDYARNYAWRDATSFEMFGAFSDLNEILRGLSDFSSVSSDTERVKWMNRNYENLFRVSKSLFGKFRKVFRQPGPVKEVMETLQKEVLEGDLLKDCLELGSTDLKGLITVLKDISSKYTSTFSTRAEL from the exons ATGCGGAGAACCGGCGTGACTCCCTCAatctttcttctcttcctcttcttccttcttctctCTAAGCCATCACCTTGTTCCTCCTTTTCTTTCCCCTTTTCCAACTACCATGCCGTTTTCTCTCTATCTCATTCGCTGTTCTCCCGCGTTGCTAATCTACGGGAAGCTCGCGGAGACTACGATGGCGCTGCCCGAGCTCGATCCATTGCTAGAAAACTGGAGAATGGTATGGGTATTGGTTTCTGGAAAGTCATGTGGAACGTGGGTTGGGACTATGCTCGAAATTATGCTTGGAGAGATGCTACGTCGTTTGAAATGTTCGGTGCTTTCTCTGATCTGAATGAAATTCTGCGAGGTCTTAGCGACTTTTCAAGTGTCAGTTCAGATACGGAAAGGGTTAAATGGATGAATCGgaattatgaaaatttattcAGAGTTTCAAAATCTCTTTTTGGTAAATTCCGGAAGGTGTTTCGACAACCA GGTCCGGTAAAGGAAGTAATGGAGACACTTCAGAAGGAAGTATTAGAAGGTGATTTGCTTAAGGATTGCCTTGAATTGGGTTCTACTGATTTGAAGGGCCTGATCACGGTTTTGAAGGatatttcttcaaaatataCCTCTACTTTCTCTACCCGGGCAGAGCTGTGA